The following coding sequences lie in one Vibrio toranzoniae genomic window:
- the xdhC gene encoding xanthine dehydrogenase accessory protein XdhC yields the protein MFKDNWIHELAKLEENYEPCVMVTVLEDRGSVPRDAGTKMLVTRDRIIATIGGGHLEHVATKMAREMLIASEKSLKVERFNLGARLGQCCGGMATLSFEPIGTQQNHLVLFGAGHVAKALLHIVATLPFRVTWIDEREEVFPETLPHGVKKLVSDDPVGEVKHMPPNSYYLVMTHNHQLDFDLTKAIIDREDSRYFGMIGSLTKRKKFDFRLEQRGYSQEQIETMICPIGISAVNGKHPAEIAVSVAGELIAHYQGQALEQKRPTKQYRNQDLTDQHSQPSDVGEPPLEEKIA from the coding sequence ATGTTTAAGGATAATTGGATTCACGAACTGGCAAAACTGGAAGAGAACTACGAACCGTGTGTGATGGTGACAGTGCTTGAAGACAGAGGCTCAGTGCCGCGTGATGCAGGTACCAAGATGCTTGTCACTCGTGACCGAATCATCGCTACGATTGGTGGTGGTCACCTTGAACATGTGGCCACTAAAATGGCGCGCGAAATGCTGATTGCCAGCGAAAAATCGCTCAAAGTGGAACGCTTCAACCTAGGTGCTCGTTTAGGTCAATGTTGTGGCGGTATGGCTACATTGAGCTTTGAACCGATTGGCACTCAACAGAATCACCTTGTGCTGTTTGGCGCAGGCCACGTAGCCAAAGCGCTGCTACACATTGTCGCAACCTTGCCCTTCCGTGTGACCTGGATTGATGAACGCGAAGAAGTATTCCCTGAAACGCTGCCACACGGTGTGAAAAAACTTGTCTCAGACGATCCAGTCGGCGAAGTAAAACATATGCCGCCGAACAGCTATTACCTAGTGATGACCCACAACCACCAGCTCGATTTCGATTTAACCAAAGCGATTATCGACCGTGAAGACAGCCGTTACTTCGGCATGATTGGTTCGCTCACTAAGCGTAAAAAGTTCGACTTCCGCTTAGAGCAGCGCGGCTATAGCCAAGAGCAAATTGAAACCATGATTTGTCCGATTGGCATTAGTGCGGTGAATGGCAAACATCCGGCTGAAATTGCGGTATCGGTTGCGGGTGAATTGATCGCACACTATCAAGGACAAGCGCTTGAACAAAAGCGCCCAACCAAACAATATCGAAATCAGGATTTGACCGATCAACACAGTCAACCAAGCGACGTAGGCGAACCACCATTGGAAGAGAAGATCGCCTAA
- the xdhB gene encoding xanthine dehydrogenase molybdopterin binding subunit encodes MSKSNSSVHKSNAMTHEEMVTIAKQDLKTGVGKSVKHDSAAKQVTGEAVYIDDRLEFPNQLHVYARLSTQAHANITKIDLSPCYEFEGVAIAIQAKDVPGELDIGAILPGDPLLADGKVEYYGQPVIAVAANDLETARKAAHAAIIEYEELPAILDVKEALEKEHFVTESHTQQRGDSKAALAKAKHVISGDLEIGGQEHFYLETQISSVMPTEDGGMIVYTSTQNPTEVQKLVAEVIGVPMHKVVIDMRRMGGGFGGKETQAASPACMAAVIAHLTGRPTKMRLLRNEDMQQTGKRHPFYNQYTVGFDDNGVIQGADITVAGNCGYSPDLSSSIVDRAMFHSDNAYYLGDATVVGHRCKTNTASNTAYRGFGGPQGMMTIEHIMDEIARYLKKDPLEVRKANYYGEEGRNVTHYYQTVEDNFLPEITEQLERSSDYHARRKDIAEFNKQSPILKKGLAITPVKFGISFTATFLNQAGALIHIYTDGSIHLNHGGTEMGQGLNIKVAQIVAQEFQVDVERIQITATNTDKVPNTSPTAASSGADLNGKAAQNAAITIKQRLIDFASSHFKVWPEEVVFKNGMVQIRDEIMTFNSFVELAWFNQISLSSTGFYRTPKIYYDHEKARGRPFYYYAYGASCSEVIIDTLTGENKILRVDILHDVGASLNPAIDIGQVEGGFVQGVGWLTTEELVWNQQGRLMTNGPASYKIPAIADMPIDFRTHLLENRSNPEDTVFNSKAVGEPPFMLGMSVWSALKDAISYVAVDGAIPKLNTPATPERILMAIQEVTETAPTSVDAQSETA; translated from the coding sequence ATGTCTAAATCAAATTCCTCTGTTCACAAGAGCAATGCGATGACCCACGAAGAGATGGTTACCATTGCAAAACAAGACCTAAAAACTGGCGTGGGTAAAAGCGTTAAACACGACAGTGCAGCCAAGCAAGTAACGGGCGAAGCGGTATATATTGATGACCGCCTTGAGTTCCCAAATCAGCTGCACGTATACGCACGCCTGAGCACGCAAGCACACGCCAACATCACCAAGATAGATTTATCACCGTGTTACGAATTTGAAGGCGTGGCGATTGCCATTCAAGCCAAAGACGTACCGGGTGAGCTAGATATCGGCGCCATCCTACCGGGTGACCCGCTGCTTGCAGACGGCAAAGTAGAATACTACGGCCAACCTGTGATTGCCGTGGCAGCCAACGATTTAGAAACCGCACGTAAAGCCGCACATGCAGCCATTATTGAATACGAAGAACTACCCGCGATTCTTGATGTCAAAGAAGCGCTAGAGAAAGAGCACTTCGTAACAGAAAGCCACACTCAACAGCGTGGTGACTCGAAAGCCGCATTGGCAAAAGCAAAACACGTAATCTCTGGTGACCTAGAGATCGGCGGACAAGAACACTTCTACCTAGAAACCCAAATCAGTAGCGTGATGCCAACCGAAGATGGCGGCATGATCGTGTACACCTCGACACAAAACCCGACCGAAGTTCAAAAGCTGGTTGCGGAAGTGATTGGCGTACCGATGCACAAAGTCGTGATTGATATGCGCCGTATGGGTGGTGGTTTCGGTGGTAAAGAGACCCAAGCAGCCTCTCCAGCGTGTATGGCTGCGGTGATTGCCCACCTCACAGGCCGACCTACCAAAATGCGTCTGCTGCGTAATGAAGACATGCAGCAAACCGGTAAACGCCACCCGTTCTACAATCAATACACCGTCGGTTTTGACGACAATGGTGTGATTCAAGGTGCCGACATTACCGTTGCAGGTAACTGTGGCTACTCACCAGACTTATCAAGTTCTATCGTCGACCGCGCCATGTTCCACTCAGACAACGCTTATTACCTAGGCGATGCAACTGTGGTCGGTCACCGATGCAAAACCAATACAGCATCGAACACCGCTTATCGTGGCTTTGGTGGCCCGCAAGGCATGATGACCATTGAACACATCATGGACGAGATTGCGCGTTACCTGAAAAAAGATCCTTTGGAAGTACGTAAGGCGAATTACTACGGCGAAGAAGGCCGTAACGTGACCCATTACTACCAAACCGTTGAAGACAACTTTTTACCTGAGATAACCGAACAGCTTGAACGCAGCAGTGACTATCACGCACGTCGTAAAGACATCGCTGAGTTCAACAAGCAAAGCCCTATCTTAAAGAAAGGTCTAGCGATCACACCAGTGAAATTCGGCATCTCGTTTACTGCAACTTTCTTGAACCAAGCAGGTGCGCTCATCCATATCTACACCGATGGCAGTATTCATTTGAATCACGGTGGTACGGAAATGGGGCAAGGCTTGAACATCAAAGTGGCACAAATCGTTGCACAGGAGTTCCAAGTCGATGTCGAACGTATCCAGATCACCGCTACAAACACAGACAAAGTTCCGAACACATCACCAACCGCAGCCTCATCGGGCGCCGACCTCAACGGTAAGGCCGCGCAAAACGCCGCAATAACCATTAAGCAGCGCTTGATAGACTTCGCTTCTTCGCACTTCAAAGTGTGGCCTGAGGAGGTGGTGTTTAAGAACGGTATGGTGCAGATCCGCGATGAGATCATGACCTTCAACTCGTTTGTTGAACTGGCTTGGTTTAACCAAATTTCGCTATCGAGCACGGGCTTCTACCGCACTCCAAAGATCTATTACGATCACGAGAAAGCGCGCGGCCGCCCGTTCTACTACTACGCGTATGGTGCCTCTTGTTCAGAAGTCATCATCGATACCCTAACCGGCGAGAACAAAATTCTGCGTGTCGATATTCTGCATGACGTGGGCGCTTCATTGAACCCTGCAATTGATATCGGCCAAGTTGAAGGTGGCTTTGTGCAAGGTGTCGGTTGGTTAACAACGGAGGAGTTGGTGTGGAACCAGCAAGGCCGATTAATGACCAACGGTCCGGCGAGTTACAAGATCCCTGCGATTGCAGATATGCCGATTGATTTCAGAACGCACCTTTTGGAAAACCGCAGCAACCCAGAAGACACCGTCTTCAACTCGAAAGCCGTGGGTGAACCGCCTTTCATGTTGGGTATGTCGGTATGGAGCGCACTGAAAGATGCGATTAGCTATGTCGCTGTCGACGGCGCGATTCCTAAGCTCAACACACCTGCAACGCCAGAGCGTATTTTGATGGCGATTCAGGAAGTCACTGAAACGGCTCCGACTTCGGTCGATGCTCAATCAGAAACGGCTTAG